A single genomic interval of Pyrus communis chromosome 5, drPyrComm1.1, whole genome shotgun sequence harbors:
- the LOC137734296 gene encoding uncharacterized protein, translating to MVGSTLAKILDKHCLEGHNFPSWYRNAKILLTLEKIVYVLDKAPPHIPLGPSATEDERAKFDKHIEDDTQAKCYLLASMNEELQRQHEGMDSAFSIILHLTELYGEETRNRRFSTVCELVKTKMVKGAPVHLHALKMIGFIEQLENLGTPLDGELAQDFILASLSDSFSQFVMNYNMNKMDSTLSELLNMLVTAEKTMMKENVVGTSAVAYNKPSSSKSKP from the coding sequence ATGGTTGGAAGCACACTCGCGAAAATACTCGACAAACATTGCCTAGAGGGGCACAATTTCCCATCATGGTATCGTAATGCCAAGATTCTCCTAACATTGGAGAAGATTGTTTACGTACTAGACAAAGCTCCACCTCACATACCTCTTGGCCCTTCGGCCACTGAGGATGAACGTGCTAAGTTTGACAAGCACATTGAGGATGACACACAAGCCAAGTGCTATCTGTTGGCTTCCATGAATGAGGAGCTACAGAGACAGCACGAGGGCATGGACAGTGCCTTTTCCATAATACTCCATCTTACGGAGTTATATGGTGAAGAGACGCGCAACCGTCGCTTTAGCACTGTCTGTGAACTTGTGAAGACCAAGATGGTCAAGGGGGCTCCAGTGCACCTACATGCACTGAAGATGATAGGATTCATTGAACAACTGGAGAACCTAGGTACTCCACTTGACGGGGAATTGGCCCAGGACTTTATATTGGCTTCTCTTTCTGATTCATTCTCACAGTTTGTAATGAACTACAATATGAATAAAATGGATAGTACTCTCTCTGAGTTACTAAACATGTTAGTAACTGCTGAGAAAACTATGATGAAAGAGAACGTTGTAGGGACTTCTGCAGTAGCCTACAACAAGCCATCCTCTTCCAAGTCTAAGCCGTAA